In a single window of the Candidatus Dormiibacterota bacterium genome:
- the thiE gene encoding thiamine phosphate synthase, translated as MIHRPDRPGVCFVTSRTATGERPLLEVVKGAIAGGCDLIQVREKDLAGGPLLALAREIVEVAKSTARRCPVVVNDRLDVALAAKAAGVHLPADGLPIEKVRRAAGKRWVIGRSVHSLAEARQAQKEGADYLIFGPVFETPGKAAFGPPQGPDLLRKVVEGVRVPVWAIGGITPGRAAELRGLAIAGVAAISCIAGAPDPAAAVGLLRAALVG; from the coding sequence ATGATCCACCGGCCCGACAGACCGGGCGTCTGCTTCGTCACCTCCAGGACGGCCACCGGTGAGCGGCCGCTCCTGGAGGTGGTCAAAGGGGCGATCGCGGGCGGGTGCGATCTCATCCAGGTGCGCGAGAAGGATCTCGCGGGGGGCCCGCTCCTGGCGCTGGCCCGCGAGATCGTCGAGGTCGCCAAGTCGACCGCTCGGCGCTGCCCGGTCGTGGTCAACGACAGGCTCGATGTCGCCCTCGCCGCGAAGGCGGCGGGCGTCCACCTGCCCGCCGACGGGCTGCCGATCGAAAAGGTGCGGCGCGCCGCGGGAAAACGATGGGTGATCGGCCGGTCGGTGCACTCGCTGGCGGAGGCGCGGCAGGCGCAGAAGGAGGGGGCCGATTACCTGATCTTCGGCCCGGTGTTCGAAACGCCCGGCAAGGCTGCGTTCGGTCCTCCCCAGGGACCGGACCTCCTGCGCAAGGTCGTCGAGGGCGTGCGCGTTCCAGTCTGGGCCATCGGCGGCATCACGCCCGGGCGCGCGGCCGAGCTCCGCGGCCTCGCGATCGCCGGTGTCGCGGCCATCTCCTGCATCGCCGGCGCGCCGGATCCCGCCGCGGCGGTCGGCCTCCTGCGGGCGGCCCTCGTCGGCTGA